GGGGCGCTTCGTCCGAGTCGCCCCGGCCGGCTCCCGGCCGCTCGACCACTTCGATTCCGCGCTTCTGGTTCCAGTCGCGCCGCAGGTACCCTTTCTCCTGCAGCAGTTTCAGATGCTTGTAGACCGTGCCGTAGGAGGAGTAACCAAAGCGCTCGCAGATCTCCCGGTGGGTCGGAGAGACACCGCGTTCGCCCTGGAACTCCAAAATGAACTCGAGAATCTGCTTCTGCCGCTCGGTGAGGTACGCCGGTTTTTCGCCCATGGATGGATGGTACGGCGGTAACACGGCGTATGTCAAGGACGCAGACATCATCGCGTTTCTTGACACCTTTCGAAGCCCGCCCATACACTGCCGGCATCCGGTCGTCACAGCACCGGTCCAACACCGTGAAATCTAGGCGCCTCAGCGCCCTGCCAGTCCGATTCCTCACCGATGAGCCCTGAGGCCCAACCTGCCCTCGCCTTCGAGCGTCACACCCTGGACAACGGCCTGCGGGTGGTCCTGCACCGCGACGAGAGCCTGCCGCTGATCACCGTAAACCTCTGGTATCACGTCGGTTCGAAGAACGAGCGGCCAGGCCGCACGGGCTTTGCGCACCTCTTCGAGCACGTCCTGTTTCAGGGCAGCGAGAACGTCGAGGCGCAAGAGCATTTCCGCTACATCCAGCAGGTGGGAGGCGTGACCAACGGCTCCACCTGGTACGACCGCACCAACTATTTCGAGACCTTGCCGGCCCACCACCTCGACCTCGGTCTGTGGCTGGAGTCGGACCGAATGGGATTTCTGCTGCCCGGGGTGACCCAGGAAAAGCTCGACACGCAGCGCGAAGTGGTGATGAACGAACGCCGCCAGCGTATCGACAACCAGCCCTACGGCCTGGCCTTCGAGCGGCTGCACGAAGCGCTCTATCCGGCGGATCATCCCTACCACTGGCCGGTGATCGGCTACATGGAGGACATCGCGGCGGCCAGCCTCGACGACGTGACGGAATTCTTCCGGCGCTTCTACACCCCCAACAACGCGGTGCTCACCCTCGCCGGATCCTTCGATCCGGACGATGCCCTGCGCCGGGTGGAGCACTTCTTCGGCCCGATCCCACGCGGCCCGGTGGTCGAACCGGTGGTCGCCGAACCGCCGCCCCTCGAGGGCGAACAGCGCGTACTGCTGCCGGACGACGTCAAGCTTTCGCGGGTCTATCTCGGCTATCGCGGACCCCGCTTCGGAGAGCCGGATTGGTACGCCGGGGATCTGCTCGCCAACGCCCTGTCGGCGGGCAAATCGAGTCTGCTGTACCGCGAGCTGATCTACCGGCGGCAGGTGGCCCAGGATCAGGTGACCTATCTGTTTCCGACGGAGCTGTGTTCGACCTTTTACCTGGCGTCCACCGCCTCGCCGGAGACGGATCCGGCCGAGTTGACCGACTGTCTCGACGAGGTCCTCGACCGCTGTTGCGACGAGTTGGTAGCGGAAGAGGATCTGGCGCGCGCCCGCAATACCCTGCTCCACGACTATCACTCGGAGCTGCAGAAGCTCGACGGCCGAGCCGATCTGCTGTCCCAGAGCACTACCTTATTCGACGATCCGCTGCGCGCGACGGCGCCCCTCGAGCACTATGCCCGCCTGACACCGGAGGATCTCCAGCGCTTCGCCCGGCGCTACCTGCGCCGAGACCGCCGAGTCGTGGTGACGGTGGTGCCGCGAGAGCAGGGTGCGAAACCATCCCAGCCGGCGGCGACCGCTGAGGGGACCGGGCCGTGACCTTTCCCGCCCTCGATCGTTCCCGGCCGCCGAAGGCCGGGCCGGTGCGCCCCTTCCGATTTCCGCCCTTCGTCCGGCGGCGGCTGGACAATGGACTGACGGTGCTGGCGGCGCGCCAGGAGAAGACTTCCCTAGTGCGCCTGGAGTTGGCATTCGCCGCCGGCACCGAGCACAACCGACCGGCGCAAGCCGGTCTCGCCTCCTTCACCGGCCTGCTGCTCGAAGAGGGAACGAAGCACCGCGATGCCCTGGAGATCGCCGCCTCCGTCGAACGCCTCGGCGGGCGCCTGGCGACCGGTGCCACCTGGGATATCGGGTCGTTGTCCCTGGAGTTACTTGGCCATCACCGGCGGCAAGGGCTGGGGTTGATCACCGAATTGGCCCTCGAACCCTCCTTCCCGGTGGCGGAGATCGAGCGCCTGCGCAAGCGCCGCCAAGCGGAGCTGATCCGCCTGGCCTCGGATCCGGCGTTCCTGGCCCGCGACCGATTCCGCCGCAGGATCTATGGCGATGCTCCCTACGGTCGTTCTCCGGTCGGCACAGCGAGGTCCCTGGCGGCCTTCGAGCGCGACCAGATCGAGACCTTCTACCGTCGCCACTACCGCTTCCGGGGCGCCGTGGCAGCGGTCATCGGCGACCAGGATCCGGAAGTCCTGGTGGATGAAGTGGCGGCGGTGCTCGGCCATCAGGATTCGGCCGAGGCGCCGGCAACGCCGGCCTCGACGCCGACTCACCTGACCGGCACCGAAGTCCACTTGGTCGACCGCCCGGGCGCCGCCCAGACGCAGCTCCTGATCGGCCACGAGGGTCTCGCCCGAACGGATCCGGACTTCATGCCGATGGCGGTGATGACTTCCCTCCTCGGCGGAAAATTCACCAGCCGCATCAACCTCAATCTGCGCGAGCGCCACGGCTACACCTACGGCGCCGCTTGCCAGATGTCCATCCGCCGCGGGCCGGCGCCGCTGACCGTCAGCGCGGCGGTGGCCAACGAGGTGGCCGGTGCCGCCGCCCGCCAGGTGCTCTACGAGTTGAACCGGATCCGCGAGGAGAAGGTGGGAGCGGACGAGCTGGAGGACACCCAGAACTACCTGATCGGGGTTTTCCCGTACACCCTGCAGACGGTCAGCGCCCTGGCGACTCGGCTCGAAAACTTCGTCATCTACGACCTGCCCGATGATTACTACGACACCTATCCGGAAGCCGTCCGGGCGGTCGACCGCGACACGGTGTTGACCGTCGCCCGGCGCTACCTCCACCCGGAGCGGCTGCTGATCGTCGCCGCCGGTCCGGCGGCGGAGCTGGAAGGACAATTTGCCGAGATGGGACCGGTAACCGTCCACCAGCCGGCGGTCTAGTCGATTTCTAGCGAGACATCCCCGGTGCGCGGCACGGCGATGCGCAGGCGCACCCGGCCGTTCGCCGGCACGTCGACCCGCACCTGACGGCGCAGCAGGCGGGAACTCCCCTCCAGGTCTACCTCCACCACCAAGGTGCGCACGCCGGACGCCAGGCGCAGCGGCGGGGCGGTGATCTTGCCGGACTGCGGGATCTTGCGCTTGCCGAACAGACCACCCTTTTCGTAGAAGGCGAAGGAGCGGGCGAAGATCACCTCGTCGTCCGCCAGCAGGCGAACGGTGCCTTCCGGCCGTTCGGTAGTGAACTCCACCGCCAAATCCGCCGGCGGCCCCCGGGGCGCCTCGGCCGAGGGCCGGGCGGAGAGGGTCGGCGGGTCGGCGGCCGGCCGGCGGGGGGTGCGGCGTGGCCCGGCCCGGCCGGGATCGCGGGGGGAGACCGCCGCCGATCGCCCTTCGCTCGCTCGCCGGCGTTCCAAGGCCTCATCGGCGGCGGCGAGAATCTCCAACGCCTCGGGGTCTTCCGCGACGATCTCCAGTACTCCCAGGGCACCGGCACGGGCATCGAGGTAGTTGCGTTCGTCGAGCGCTTCCCGCGCCACCGTCAGCAGGGCTTCACGCCGCTCACCGGTGGCGATGCTGCGCTGGGCGTCGTCCGCCAGGCGCCGCACCCGGGCCGGCTGCGGCGCCAACCGCTCGGCGCGCCGGAACACCACCGCGGCGGTGGCGGGATCGTTCGCCTGCATCGCGCGACGCCCCTCCTTCATCAAGGAGAGAAACTGCGCCTGGCGGCGGGACGATCCGTCGTCCGGCGGCGCTTCCGGAATCCGTCCGTTGGCCCACACCACCAGGCCACCGGCCAACAGCAGGGCGACGGCGGCGGCCATCGAGCCGATGGCGAGAAGGCGGCCTAGGGAGGTTCCCCGGCCTTCGAGTACCGTCT
This region of Acidobacteriota bacterium genomic DNA includes:
- a CDS encoding pitrilysin family protein; the protein is MSPEAQPALAFERHTLDNGLRVVLHRDESLPLITVNLWYHVGSKNERPGRTGFAHLFEHVLFQGSENVEAQEHFRYIQQVGGVTNGSTWYDRTNYFETLPAHHLDLGLWLESDRMGFLLPGVTQEKLDTQREVVMNERRQRIDNQPYGLAFERLHEALYPADHPYHWPVIGYMEDIAAASLDDVTEFFRRFYTPNNAVLTLAGSFDPDDALRRVEHFFGPIPRGPVVEPVVAEPPPLEGEQRVLLPDDVKLSRVYLGYRGPRFGEPDWYAGDLLANALSAGKSSLLYRELIYRRQVAQDQVTYLFPTELCSTFYLASTASPETDPAELTDCLDEVLDRCCDELVAEEDLARARNTLLHDYHSELQKLDGRADLLSQSTTLFDDPLRATAPLEHYARLTPEDLQRFARRYLRRDRRVVVTVVPREQGAKPSQPAATAEGTGP
- a CDS encoding pitrilysin family protein, with the protein product MTFPALDRSRPPKAGPVRPFRFPPFVRRRLDNGLTVLAARQEKTSLVRLELAFAAGTEHNRPAQAGLASFTGLLLEEGTKHRDALEIAASVERLGGRLATGATWDIGSLSLELLGHHRRQGLGLITELALEPSFPVAEIERLRKRRQAELIRLASDPAFLARDRFRRRIYGDAPYGRSPVGTARSLAAFERDQIETFYRRHYRFRGAVAAVIGDQDPEVLVDEVAAVLGHQDSAEAPATPASTPTHLTGTEVHLVDRPGAAQTQLLIGHEGLARTDPDFMPMAVMTSLLGGKFTSRINLNLRERHGYTYGAACQMSIRRGPAPLTVSAAVANEVAGAAARQVLYELNRIREEKVGADELEDTQNYLIGVFPYTLQTVSALATRLENFVIYDLPDDYYDTYPEAVRAVDRDTVLTVARRYLHPERLLIVAAGPAAELEGQFAEMGPVTVHQPAV